One genomic window of Coffea eugenioides isolate CCC68of chromosome 1, Ceug_1.0, whole genome shotgun sequence includes the following:
- the LOC113759849 gene encoding E3 ubiquitin ligase BIG BROTHER-related-like — protein sequence MAAAVVYGLFDTTTRGPFYNSVLVRAQEVYMQATPLPVNFLSPWEDEDHPENFIPGPEDQHQPQNNLESCEEEDHPENIPPPQERIQHSGHGNILQAHESDDYDDDDDDDYEFDDLHGQLVQLNNGEIVRLGDAFAVISEDLEVLGQRSNLYQEIISEHLQTRKYQKLAKQDEDQDEVDELCVICQDGFESEDMLGTLGCQHEFHADCITRWLQVKNVCPICKCMAIHHQGN from the coding sequence ATGGCAGCAGCAGTAGTTTATGGTTTGTTCGATACAACAACTAGAGGCCCTTTCTACAACAGTGTTCTCGTGAGGGCACAAGAAGTATACATGCAAGCTACTCCTCTACCGGTTAATTTCCTTTCACCCTGGGAGGATGAAGATCATCCTGAGAACTTCATTCCAGGCCCAGAGGACCAGCATCAACCTCAAAACAATCTAGAATCTTGCGAGGAGGAGGATCATCCTGAAAATATTCCACCACCACAGGAGAGAATTCAACACAGTGGCCACGGTAATATTCTTCAAGCACATGAATCTGATGATTATGATGATGACGATGATGATGATTATGAGTTTGATGATTTACATGGACAACTGGTCCAACTTAATAATGGGGAGATTGTCAGGCTTGGGGATGCATTTGCTGTAATCTCTGAAGATTTGGAAGTTCTGGGCCAACGAAGTAATCTGTACCAAGAAATAATCTCAGAGCATCTGCAAACTAGAAAGTACCAAAAACTTGCTAAGCAAGATGAAGATCAAGATGAGGTGGATGAACTATGCGTAATATGCCAAGATGGATTTGAAAGCGAAGACATGTTGGGAACTCTAGGATGCCAACACGAGTTCCATGCGGATTGTATCACCAGATGGTTGCAAGTGAAGAATGTCTGCCCAATCTGCAAGTGCATGGCAATTCACCATCAAGGAAACTAA
- the LOC113761060 gene encoding 3,7-dimethylxanthine N-methyltransferase-like: protein MELQEVLHMNGGEGDTSYAKNSSYNLFLIRVKPILEQCIQELLRANLPNINKCIKVADLGCASGPNTLLTVRDIVQSIDKVGQEKKNELERPTIQIFLNDLFQNDFNSVFKSLPSFYRKLEKENGRKIGSCLIGAMPGSFYGRLFPEESMHFLHSCYCLHWLSQVPSGLVTELGISANKGCIYSSKASRPPVQKAYLDQFTKDFTKFLRIHSEELISRGRMLLTFICKEDEFGNPNSMDLLEMSINDLVIEGHLEEEKLDSFNVPVYAPSTEEVKRIVEEEGSFEILYLETFKAPYDAGFSIDDDYQGRSHSPVSCDEHARAAHVASVVRSVYEPILAGHFGEAILPDLSHRIEKNAAKVLRSGKGFYDSLIISLAKKPEKSDV, encoded by the exons ATGGAGCTCCAAGAAGTCCTGCATATGAATGGAGGCGAAGGCGATACAAGCTACGCCAAGAACTCATCCTACAAT CTGTTTCTCATCAGGGTGAAACCTATCCTTGAACAATGCATACAAGAATTGTTGCGGGCCAACTTGCCCAACATCAACAAGTGCATTAAAGTTGCGGATTTGGGATGCGCTTCTGGACCAAACACACTTTTAACAGTTCGGGACATTGTACAAAGTATTGACAAAGTTGGCcaggaaaagaagaatgaattAGAACGTCCCACCATTCAGATTTTTCTGAATGATCTTTTCCAAAATGATTTCAATTCGGTTTTCAAGTCGCTGCCAAGCTTCTACCGCAAACTTGAGAAAGAAAATGGACGCAAAATAGGATCATGCCTGATAGGCGCAATGCCTGGCTCTTTCTACGGCAGACTCTTCCCCGAGGAGTCCATGCATTTTTTACACTCTTGTTACTGTTTGCATTGGTTATCTCAG GTTCCCAGCGGTTTGGTGACTGAATTGGGGATCAGTGCGAACAAAGGGTGCATTTACTCTTCCAAAGCAAGTCGTCCGCCCGTCCAGAAGGCATATTTGGATCAATTTACGAAagattttaccaaatttcttaGGATTCATTCGGAAGAGTTGATTTCACGTGGCCGAATGCTCCTTACTTTCATTTGCAAAGAAGATGAATTCGGCAACCCGAATTCCATGGACTTACTTGAGATGTCAATAAACGACTTGGTTATTGAG GGACATCTGGAGGAAGAAAAGTTGGATAGTTTCAATGTTCCAGTCTATGCACCTTCAACAGAAGAAGTAAAGCGCATAGTTGAGGAGGAAGgttcttttgaaattttataCCTGGAGACTTTTAAGGCCCCTTATGATGCTGGCTTCTCTATTGATGATGATTACCAAGGAAGATCCCATTCCCCAGTATCCTGCGATGAACATGCTAGAGCAGCGCATGTGGCATCTGTCGTTAGATCAGTTTACGAACCCATCCTCGCAGGTCATTTTGGAGAAGCTATTTTACCTGACTTATCCCACAGGATTGAGAAGAATGCAGCAAAGGTTCTCCGCTCGGGCAAAGGCTTCTATGATAGTCTTATCATTTCTCTCGCCAAAAAGCCGGAGAAGTCAGACGTGTAA
- the LOC113759836 gene encoding uncharacterized protein LOC113759836 — translation MLNPKKYIFGVTSGKFLGYLVSRRDIEANPDKVRAIQEISPPRYIRDVQRLTGRLAALNRFLSQSASKILPFFKVLKKADSFSWTGECQQAFEQLKRYLHHLPTLTLPRPGDKLFLYLSAAAEAVSVVLIREEGAIELGEYDLSYEPRTAIKAQALADFLAELTFDEANKSTSAKTSATAEPQRWILHVDGSSNSEGSGAGLLLEDPQGEVCSYALRFDFAASNNEAEYEAVIAGLQLARKLGAGHILVYSDSQLVVCQILGEYEAREEVMHRYLSKVHQLVAHFESFEIQKIPRSQNKRADALSRLASTSFSDLNRSVLVEVLAEPGYIEEVVCPVYLGDTWMGPLIRFLSRRELPDDRAESRKLQRKAARYALRQNLLYKRSYLGPWLRCITPEKGQRVLQDIHDGLCGAHVGHRMLVKKALLLGYFWPTMRVDAQILVLSCPACQHHAPEHHQPTNLMIPITLPWPFEQWGTDIIGPFSRAPGNFAYVVVAIDYFTKWVEAEPLRSITGAAIQKFFWKSVVCRFGLPRVVISDNGK, via the exons ATGCTAAACCCCAAAAAATATATCTTTGGGGTCACCTCGGGAAAATTTTTGGGCTACCTCGTCTCCCGACGAGATATAGAGGCAAATCCTGATAAGGTGAGAGCGATCCAGGAGATATCTCCACCTCGGTATATCCGCGACGTGCAGAGGCTTACGGGGCGGTTGGCAGCCCTGAACCGGTTTCTGTCACAGTCAGCCTCCAAGATTTTACCCTTCTTCAAGGTTCTCAAGAAGGCCGACAGCTTCTCCTGGACTGGGGAATGTCAACAGGCCTTTGAGCAACTAAAGAGATACCTTCATCACCTCCCAACACTCACTTTGCCTCGGCCAGGGGACAAGCTGTTCTTGTACCTGTCTGCTGCTGCCGAGGCAGTAAGTGTTGTGCTGATAAGGGAGGAGGGG GCCATCGAATTGGGGGAGTACGACTTGTCTTATGAACCTCGTACAGCAATCAAGGCCCAGGCTCTCGCAGACTTTTTAGCCGAGCTCACTTTTGATGAGGCAAATAAGAGTACCTCGGCTAAAACCTCGGCCACGGCCGAACCTCAACGGTGGATCCTTCATGTGGATGGCTCGTCTAACAGTGAGGGTAGTGGAGCGGGTTTGCTCCTCGAAGACCCCCAGGGAGAGGTGTGCTCATATGCCTTAAGGTTTGATTTCGCTGCCTCCAATAACGAAGCCGAATATGAGGCAGTCATTGCCGGACTCCAGCTAGCCCGCAAGCTCGGCGCCGGGCACATCTTGGTTTACAGTGACTCCCAACTCGTTGTGTGCCAGATATTGGGTGAATATGAGGCCAGAGAGGAGGTCATGCATCGCTACCTCTCCAAGGTCCACCAGTTGGTCGCACACTTCGAGTCTTTTGAAATCCAAAAGATACCACGATCTCAGAACAAACGAGCTGACGCCCTCTCTCGACTCGCCTCCACCTCGTTTTCTGACTTGAACAGGTCGGTACTTGTAGAAGTCTTAGCCGAGCCAGGGTACATAGAAGAAGTGGTGTGCCCCGTTTACCTTGGTGATACCTGGATGGGCCCCTTGATCCGATTTCTCAGTCGGAGGGAGCTCCCTGATGACCGAGCTGAATCAAGAAAGCTTCAGCGCAAAGCAGCTAGGTATGCCCTTCGACAAAATCTGTTGTATAAAAGATCCTACCTCGGCCCATGGCTACGGTGTATCACACCCGAAAAAGGCCAAAGAGTTCTCCAAGATATACACGACGGACTCTGTGGTGCTCACGTCGGCCATAGGATGCTCGTCAAAAAAGCTTTGTTGCTAGGGTATTTCTGGCCCACCATGAGGGTAGATGCCCAAATCCTGGTCCTTAGCTGTCCTGCTTGCCAACACCATGCCCCTGAGCACCACCAGCCGACCAATCTCATGATACCCATCACCTTGCCATGGCCGTTCGAACAATGGGGGACTGATATAATCGGCCCATTCTCCAGAGCCCCAGGCAATTTTGCGTACGTGGTGGTGGCAATAGACTACTTCACCAAATGGGTTGAGGCCGAGCCTTTAAGAAGTATCACCGGAGCAGCAATTCAAAAGTTCTTCTGGAAGAGCGTGGTTTGCCGCTTCGGCCTGCCTCGGGTGGTCATCTCGGATAACGGCAAGTAG
- the LOC113760775 gene encoding 3,7-dimethylxanthine N-methyltransferase, which yields MELQEVLHMNGGEGDTSYAKNSSYNLFLIRVKPILEQCIQELLRANLPNINKCIKVADLGCASGPNTLLTVRDIVQSIDKVGQEKKNELERPTIQIFLNDLFQNDFNSVFKSLPSFYRKLEKENGRKIGSCLIGAMPGSFYGRLFPEGSMHFLHSCYCLHWLSQVPSGLVTELGISANKGCIYSSKASRPPIQKAYLDQFTKDFTTFLRIHSEELISRGRMLLTWICKEDEFENPNSIDLLEMSINDLVIEGHLEEEKLDSFNVPIYAPSTEEVKCIVEEEGSFEILYLETFKVPYDAGFSIDDDYQGRSHSPVSCDEHARAAHVASVVRSIFEPIVASHFGEAIMPDLSHRIAKNAAKVLRSGKGFYDSLIISLAKKPEKSDM from the exons ATGGAGCTCCAAGAAGTCCTGCATATGAATGGAGGCGAAGGCGATACAAGCTACGCCAAGAACTCATCCTACAAT CTGTTTCTCATCAGGGTGAAACCTATCCTCGAACAATGCATACAAGAATTGTTGCGGGCCAACTTGCCCAACATCAACAAGTGCATTAAAGTTGCGGATTTGGGATGCGCTTCTGGACCAAACACACTTTTAACAGTTCGGGACATTGTACAAAGTATTGACAAAGTTGGCcaggaaaagaagaatgaattAGAACGTCCCACCATTCAGATTTTTCTGAATGATCTTTTCCAAAATGATTTCAATTCGGTTTTCAAGTCGCTGCCAAGCTTCTACCGCAAACTCGAGAAAGAAAATGGACGCAAAATAGGATCATGCCTGATAGGCGCAATGCCTGGCTCTTTCTACGGCAGACTCTTCCCCGAGGGGTCCATGCATTTTTTACACTCTTGTTACTGTTTGCATTGGTTATCTCAG GTTCCCAGCGGTTTGGTGACTGAATTGGGGATCAGTGCGAACAAAGGGTGCATTTACTCTTCCAAAGCAAGTCGTCCGCCCATCCAGAAGGCATATTTGGATCAATTTACGAAAGATTTTACCACATTTCTTAGGATTCATTCGGAAGAGTTGATTTCACGTGGCCGAATGCTCCTTACTTGGATTTGCAAAGAAGATGAATTCGAGAACCCGAATTCCATAGACTTACTTGAGATGTCAATAAACGACTTGGTTATTGAG GGACATCTGGaggaagaaaaattggacagtTTCAATGTTCCAATTTATGCACCTTCAACAGAAGAAGTAAAGTGCATAGTTGAGGAGGAAGgttcttttgaaattttataCCTGGAGACTTTTAAGGTCCCTTATGATGCTGGCTTCTCTATTGATGATGATTACCAAGGAAGATCCCATTCCCCAGTATCCTGCGATGAACATGCTAGAGCAGCGCATGTGGCATCTGTCGTTAGATCAATTTTCGAACCCATCGTCGCAAGTCATTTTGGAGAAGCTATCATGCCTGACTTATCCCACAGGATTGCGAAGAATGCAGCAAAGGTTCTTCGCTCCGGCAAAGGCTTCTATGATAGTCTTATCATTTCTCTCGCCAAAAAGCCAGAGAAGTCAGACATGTAA
- the LOC113759845 gene encoding uncharacterized protein LOC113759845 has protein sequence MKPTRSRSRKALTIGAEQSNAAQQEDISEGQESPRTQPANEEVITRMAEFVTENPNIFEELERYLKRQGKQKAESSKRKSDGSPEVSSEEESDGRRLSRSASKKAFSKATSKVASLTRSLSRGLLSRRPEEPRPLERAVVDYQRAPPFTDDINEERLPPNFKLPSIPSYDGRGDPEYHNHAFISAFRIYCIPDPIICWAFPVFLQGTVRKWFWGLEPRSISTLGELVEKFLHRFVSSRPTTRTSAYLLNMQQNPGESLRSYVQRFHEESVQIPNSNEQVTIAAFTHGLVAGVFNTGIHKKYPRSLHELWLKVEKGIQAEDLNSMKKEVQAARPKIDPRKGKDLGRSEVGSGSAFQSPNRDRRSVFDRISKGKPLIPESELTPLNTTRSRVLSVMEQNNLGKAPPKMFGSRDKRNSNIYCLYHRDTGHETEDCNDLKREIENLIRQGHLKQFIRRGGGQSRNEPRRDHRGDQRRDERRTSRSSCRPPEDPRETKRPPRDGSSGHGLGYGSNITGVINTIAGGPTGGDSQNSRKRTYRQANPDQAESSSRLSEVISYGPGDPVPAASSSHEALVIEVLTNNYIVKKVYIDPESSVDVMYLRKFDNLKLARESMTPVRTSLIGFGGHVVHPEGMVTLTVTWGITPGVEPSQSISWWLELTPRVAEVSSDVCAARECYLATLQAASPMASDRRCEKRSDILSIDCLDPQQAEKFPRLETGDEVEEVSLSPTKPDQIVRIGIRLPGPIKKGMVDLLREYRDVFAWAADEVRGVPHHLMIHELNVGPQTHPVKQKRRHLGLERSRAVGEEVDKLLPAKIIREVQYPTWLSNPVMVRKDAGAWRMCVDFTDLNKACPKDCYPLPKVDTLVDSAMGYEVLCFLDAFKGYHQIGMSPEDQEKTAFYTDQGTYCYTTMPFGLKNAGATYQRLVN, from the exons ATGAAGCCTACGCGTTCTAGGAGCAGGAAAGCTCTCACTATTGGGGCTGAGCAGAGTAATGCAGCTCAGCAAGAAGATATTTCTGAAGGGCAGGAGTCCCCAAGGACCCAGCCCGCAAACGAAGAAGTCATAACTCGTATGGCCGAATTTGTGACCGAAAACCCTAACATTTTCGAGGAGTTAGAGAGGTATCTTAAGAGACAAGGCAAGCAAAAGGCCGAGTCCTCTAAAAGGAAGTCGGATGGATCCCCTGAAGTTTCGTCCGAAGAAGAATCCGACGGGAGACGCTTGAGTCGAAGTGCTTCGAAGAAAGCATTCTCCAAGGCCACTTCTAAGGTAGCCTCCCTGACCAGGTCTTTGTCAAGAGGGCTCTTGAGCCGACGACCTGAGGAACCTCGACCCTTGGAGAGAGCTGTGGTGGATTACCAGAGGGCTCCACCCTTCACGGATGACATCAACGAGGAGAGGCTTCCTCCCAACTTCAAGCTCCCCTCGATACCGTCTTACGACGGCCGAGGTGATCCTGAATACCACAATCATGCCTTCATCTCGGCCTTCCGCATATACTGCATCCCTGACCCCATCATATGCTGGGCTTTTCCGGTATTCCTCCAGGGGACAGTTCGAAAATGGTTCTGGGGTCTAGAACCTAGGAGCATTTCAACCCTGGGGGAATTAGTGGAGAAATTTCTTCACCGTTTTGTCTCCTCCCGACCTACGACCAGGACCTCGGCTTATCTGTTAAATATGCAACAGAACCCGGGAGAATCACTTCGGTCGTATGTCCAGAGGTTCCACGAAGAAAGCGTGCAGATACCTAACTCTAATGAGCAGGTCACCATTGCCGCTTTCACCCATGGGCTCGTTGCCGGGGTATTCAACACGGGGATCCACAAGAAGTATCCCCGCTCACTCCACGAATTGTGGTTGAAGGTCGAGAAGGGCATCCAGGCCGAGGACCTCAACAGCATGAAGAAGGAGGTTCAAGCCGCTCGTCCGAAGATAGACCCCAGAAAGGGGAAAGATCTTGGCCGAAGTGAAGTGGGCTCAGGGAGTGCCTTCCAAAGTCCTAACCGAGACCGCCGTAGTGTTTTCGACAGGATTTCCAAGGGGAAGCCACTCATCCCTGAGTCCGAGTTAACACCCCTGAACACCACCCGGTCCCGGGTGTTGTCTGTGATGGAGCAGAACAACCTCGGGAAGGCCCCTCCCAAGATGTTTGGCAGCAGGGATAAGAGGAATTCGAACATCTACTGTCTGTATCACCGGGATACCGGGCACGAAACCGAGGACTGCAACGACCTCAAAAGGGAGATCGAGAATCTCATCAGACAGGGACACCTGAAGCAGTTCATCCGCCGAGGTGGAGGCCAATCTCGTAATGAGCCTCGACGTGACCACCGGGGTGATCAACGCCGAGACGAAAGGCGGACGTCGAGAAGCAGTTGTAGGCCTCCGGAGGATCCTAGGGAGACAAAAAGGCCTCCCCGAGACGGATCTTCAGGTCACGGGTTAGGGTATGGATCCAACATAACCGGGGTCATCAATACAATTGCCGGAGGTCCAACGGGAGGGGACAGTCAGAACTCCCGGAAGAGGACCTACAGGCAAGCCAACCCGGATCAGGCCGAGTCAAGTTCTCGCCTATCCGAGGTGATCTCCTACGGACCCGGTGATCCTGTCCCAGCAGCCTCCAGTAGTCACGAGGCTTTGGTGATTGAAGTGCTCACCAACAATTATATTGTGAAGAAAGTCTACATTGACCCGGAAAGTTCGGTGGACGTCATGTACCTCCGCAAGTTTGATAACCTCAAACTAGCTAGGGAAAGCATGACCCCGGTAAGAACCTCCTTGATAGGGTTCGGGGGGCACGTTGTGCATCCCGAAGGGATGGTGACTTTGACAGTGACCTGGGGCATCACCCCCGGTGTCGAACCATCCCAGTCAATTTCGTGGTGGTTAGAGCTGACTCCCC GGGTCGCCGAGGTGAGCAGCGATGTCTGCGCTGCCCGGGAGTGCTACCTCGCCACTTTACAAGCGGCCTCTCCAATGGCCTCTGATAGAAGGTGCGAGAAGAGGTCAGATATCCTGTCGATAGATTGCCTCGACCCTCAGCAAGCTGAGAAGTTCCCGAGGCTGGAGACGGGGGACGAGGTGGAAGAAGTCTCCTTGAGTCCCACAAAGCCAGATCAGATCGTCCGCATCGGCATCCGTCTACCTGGCCCAATTAAGAAAGGGATGGTGGATCTCCTCAGAGAATACCGTGACGTCTTCGCCTGGGCCGCAGATGAGGTGCGTGGAGTCCCGCATCACCTCATGATACATGAGCTGAATGTCGGCCCCCAAACCCATCCGGTCAAGCAGAAAAGGAGGCACCTCGGCCTTGAGCGCAGCCGAGCTGTGGGAGAAGAAGTAGACAAGCTCCTACCCGCAAAAATAATCCGGGAGGTCCAGTATCCGACCTGGTTATCCAACCCGGTCATGGTCAGGAAGGATGCGGGGGCTTGGAGGATGTGCGTCGACTTCACCGACCTCAATAAGGCCTGCCCCAAAGACTGCTACCCATTGCCCAAAGTCGACACCTTGGTGGACTCAGCAATGGGTTATGAGGTCCTTTGTTTCCTTGATGCCTTCAAGGGGTATCACCAGATCGGAATGAGTCCAGAGGACCAGGAGAAAACGGCCTTCTACACTGACCAAGGCACATACTGTTACACCACCATGCCCTTCGGGCTGAAGAACGCCGGGGCCACGTATCAACGCCTGGTCAACTAG